A single genomic interval of Pochonia chlamydosporia 170 chromosome 7, whole genome shotgun sequence harbors:
- a CDS encoding heterokaryon incompatibility protein (HET) domain-containing protein: MKKFKTMFGGKRSSKQVDPPGQTTNQYIYAAQASDRQPGQNLTPNPYVSGPSASKNYVAASSQHQQHQQYQQHHPHPPTQPATHHHQIQQQQQYQQHQHPSPPAAVPISSAAATTPLQSSPIPAVDEPYSFTLKLERGLWPPLELEDAAESLLPAAGKLHLDFTERLATAWANSHDVGGSFGTALFSASPASGVVQLPALLFDLSQYRVVRSADVGRVRYAAISHVWGQTTNIDGSRYGVGWSIPIQSETRLLQILEAARVVIGERYVWIDVLCLDQRLRNEVEIAQMKSYFANATGCFVWLDNTFGDPGWEMVLNAIEHINAMYKQDKHGTPYPEALQEVVGGGSLFNLKLSEQDCISWIRRMAAISNAPWFRRVWTLQEGVIPDSVYFCTPERYMFSGASMWQLSGVIEMLSRSLIKGGALLGTGFAHDLQRSEVHKMLKLRQLYRSGGISYWHLAQAVQTRHCKFEQDRVLGILGLVNKALPTVTYHRTVDELYQELYRVHLADGDFRACMFLGGQSQLPVNHESIGMITPELRSREESHTLEPTSNGLHLNNVGYDYVTRMHCHFGTGSLEEWPMKFNQILDWTVQQQQELAMAFNMPDDVHEQTGLCAGALAAYTAITGRNISPESMHELAELWETVQRNEPIALLEWIRVGALLLRDLSFDSALVLLVTQSRNAQLAILTEQVDDLTSLITLMPASYQDQPGAGCIVGRLLPSGQVKKVGLGFGRGLRYSGIARFTLVD, from the coding sequence atgaagaagttcaagACCATGTTCGGCGGTAAGCGATCATCAAAGCAAGTTGACCCGCCTGGCCAGACTACAAACCAATACATTTATGCCGCGCAAGCCTCAGATCGACAGCCTGGACAGAACCTGACACCAAATCCTTATGTATCGGGGCCGTCTGCGTCGAAAAACTATGTTGCAGCTTCATcgcagcatcaacagcaccaacagtaccaacagcatcatcctcatcctccaacacAGCCTGCaacgcatcatcatcagattcagcaacaacagcaataccaacagcaccaacacccgTCTCCTCCAGCCGCGGTTCCAATCTCCAGTGCAGCCGCGACAACACCGCTGCAGTCTTCTCCCATCCCCGCTGTTGATGAGCCATACTCGTTCACTCTCAAACTTGAACGCGGTTTATGGCCACCACTAGAACTAGAAGATGCAGCAGAGAGTCTGTTACCCGCCGCTGGAAAGCTCCATCTTGACTTCACCGAACGGCTAGCCACAGCTTGGGCAAATAGCCACGACGTTGGGGGTAGTTTTGGGACCGCACTATTTTCCGCATCACCGGCGTCAGGAGTTGTCCAATTGCCAGCGCTTTTGTTCGACCTTTCGCAATATCGGGTTGTTAGATCCGCAGACGTTGGTAGAGTCAGGTACGCAGCCATATCTCACGTTTGGGGACAGACGACAAATATCGATGGCTCGCGATACGGAGTGGGATGGAGCATCCCAATTCAGAGCGAGACGAGGCTCTTGCAGATCCTTGAAGCTGCGCGAGTGGTCATCGGAGAGAGATATGTATGGATCGACGTTCTTTGTCTGGACCAGAGACTGAGGAACGAAGTAGAGATTGCCCAAATGAAGTCCTATTTCGCAAATGCCACAGGCTGCTTCGTTTGGTTGGATAATACTTTTGGCGACCCCGGTTGGGAAATGGTCTTGAATGCCATCGAGCACATCAACGCCATGTACAAGCAAGATAAGCATGGTACACCATACCCTGAGGCATTGCAGGAAGTCGTCGGAGGTGGAAGCTTGTTCAATCTAAAGCTGAGTGAGCAGGATTGCATTTCTTGGATTCGGCGAATGGCAGCTATCAGCAATGCCCCTTGGTTCAGAAGAGTATGGACATTACAAGAAGGCGTCATCCCCGACTCGGTTTATTTCTGCACTCCTGAGAGGTATATGTTTTCCGGAGCTTCTATGTGGCAGCTCTCAGGGGTGATTGAGATGCTCTCGAGGTCCCTGATAAAAGGGGGAGCCTTGCTTGGAACAGGGTTTGCTCACGATCTGCAGCGATCCGAGGTTCATAAAATGCTGAAACTGCGTCAGCTGTACCGAAGTGGCGGTATATCGTATTGGCACCTTGCTCAAGCTGTCCAAACAAGACATTGCAAGTTTGAACAAGATCGAGTACTTGGCATTCTCGGCCTTGTGAATAAGGCGCTGCCTACCGTCACCTACCATCGCACCGTTGACGAGCTGTACCAGGAATTGTACCGAGTGCACCTCGCCGACGGTGATTTTCGAGCATGCATGTTCCTTGGTGGGCAATCGCAGCTCCCGGTTAATCACGAAAGTATTGGAATGATCACTCCAGAGTTACGGAGTCGCGAGGAGTCTCACACTCTTGAGCCTACATCAAATGGACTACACCTCAACAATGTTGGGTATGACTACGTGACCCGAATGCACTGCCATTTCGGCACAGGAAGTTTAGAAGAGTGGCCTATGAAGTTCAACCAAATCCTGGATTGGACGgttcaacagcaacaagaaTTGGCCATGGCTTTTAACATGCCAGACGACGTGCATGAGCAGACGGGTCTCTGTGCTggagccttggcagcctATACGGCGATTACGGGCCGCAACATATCGCCCGAAAGCATGCATGAGTTGGCCGAACTCTGGGAGACTGTACAAAGGAACGAACCGATAGCGTTGTTGGAGTGGATTAGAGTCGGCGCTCTGCTCCTTCGGGATTTGAGTTTTGACTCTGCTCTTGTGTTACTGGTCACGCAGAGTAGAAATGCCCAGTTGGCAATCCTGACAGAACAAGTGGACGACTTGACGAGCCTGATTACGTTGATGCCGGCTTCATATCAGGATCAGCCCGGAGCGGGCTGCATCGTGGGACGCTTGTTACCCAGCGGGCAAGTGAAGAAGGTCGGCCTTGGATTTGGAAGAGGACTGCGGTATTCTGGTATCGCGAGATTTACATTGGTGGATTAG
- a CDS encoding killer toxin, Kp4/SMK-like, core (similar to Cordyceps militaris CM01 XP_006668681.1): MQLSSIVFFISSAAALGINCRGSGVCSFNDASLQVVHDQIGNLIAGGGGDRRFNTGQQIACSHGSQGSVCAFYQNGASGSARDAYNQVQGLIDHKCRQCGSIPTQPGNDVSKGELTVNYVGKPCCEGDCHC, encoded by the exons ATGCAACTCTCAtccatcgtcttcttcatctccagcGCCGCTGCCCTAGGTATCAACTGCCGCGGCTCCGGCGTTTGCTCCTTCAACGATGCCTCCCTGCAAGTTGTTCACGACCAAATCGGCAACCTGATTgctggtggcggcggtgacCGTCGCTTCAACACCGGAC AGCAAATTGCCTGCTCTCACGGCTCTCAGGGCAGCGTGTGCGCTTTCTACCAGAACGGCGCTTCTGGTTCCGCCAGGGACGCCTACAACCAGGTTCAAGGCCTGATAGATCACAAGTGCCGACAGTGTGGCTCTATTCCTACTCAGCCTGGTAATGATGTTAGCAAGGGCGAGCTTACTGTCAATTATGTTGGTAAGCCTTGCTGCGAGGGCGACTGCCACTGCTAA
- a CDS encoding killer toxin, Kp4/SMK-like, core (similar to Metarhizium robertsii ARSEF 23 XP_007825124.1) codes for MVSLSIIATFVASAAALGINCRGSGGCNFNDAKLSDVLTQVKQIQAQGNGNHRYNTGVQLACAQGQYASICAFYQNGASGTANDAAGQLQGLVDHKCSQCGSIPTQPGNDVSKGELTVNVVSAPCCKGNCVCPI; via the exons ATGGTCTCCCTCAGCATCATCGCCACATTTGTTGCCAGCGCCGCCGCTCTTGGTATCAACTGCCGCGGTTCCGGTGGCTGCAACTTCAACGACGCCAAGTTGAGCGATGTCTTGACCCAAGTTAAGCAGATTCAAGCTCagggcaatggcaatcatCGCTATAACACAGGAG TCCAACTTGCTTGTGCCCAAGGCCAATACGCCTCCATTTGTGCCTTCTACCAAAATGGCGCCAGCGGCACGGCTAATGATGCTGCCGGTCAGCTTCAGGGTCTGGTTGATCACAAGTGCTCGCAGTGTGGTTCTATTCCCACCCAGCCAGGAAATGATGTCAGCAAAGGTGAGCTCACTGTTAATGTTGTGAGCGCGCCTTGCTGCAAGGGTAACTGTGTTTGCCCAATTTAG
- a CDS encoding carbohydrate esterase family 1 (similar to Trichoderma reesei QM6a XP_006967846.1), which produces MILLLDFVAFLIFLGICTGVNGGAIERRASPGCGKTHNFVGQTREFSFDSPKGGGTRTYRIHLPSNYNPRTAKPLMIAYHGHGNNPTKFETQTRFSDETINPDMIVVYPKGIDGAWQGPTYARPGVSDKIFTTDLVSRIKNNYCVDESRIYATGHSNGGGFVNTLACSPEHGGQFAAFAPISGAFYTDVNGNVNCTPSRSPLPMFEFHGVADKTIPYNGTPIGKGGPLPSIPDWVNRWAKRNQCGGPQETDLGKGVRDIKYNCRGIPGALEHIRIENHGHGWPGPGSAIDISPRVVKFLGRNHKP; this is translated from the exons ATGATACTTCTCCTTGACTTCGTCGCCTTCCTAATCTTCCTCGGCATATGTACAGGTGTCAATGGCGGTGCGATTGAGCGCCGTGCTTCTCCGGGATGCGGCAAAACTCACAACTTTGTAGGCCAAACGCGAGAGTTTAGCTTTGATAGTCCCAAAGGTGGCGGAACTCGCACTTATAGAATCCATCTTCCGTCCAACTATAATCCTCGAACCGCTAAACCGCTCATGATTGCCTACCACGGACATGGCAATAATCCTACCAAATTTGAGACTCAAACTCGCTTCTCTGATGAAACCATCAACCCTGACATGATTGTTGTCTACCCCAAAGGCATCGAC GGAGCCTGGCAAGGTCCAACCTACGCACGACCCGGCGTGAGCGACAAAATATTCACCACCGACCTCGTCAGCCGTATCAAGAACAACTACTGCGTCGATGAATCCCGCATCTACGCCACTGGACATTCTAATGGCGGCGGGTTTGTCAATACCCTTGCCTGTTCTCCCGAGCACGGTGGTCAATTTGCTGCTTTTGCTCCCATCTCCGGCGCTTTTTATACCGATGTAAACGGCAATGTGAACTGTACGCCGTCTCGATCGCCGCTCCCAATGTTCGAATTTCACGGTGTGGCTGATAAGACTATTCCGTACAATGGGACTCCGATTGGGAAAGGCGGGCCGCTTCCTTCAATTCCGGACTGGGTTAATAGATGGGCTAAACGAAATCAGTGTGGCGGACCACAGGAGACCGATTTGGGCAAAGGAGTTCGCGACATCAAGTATAACTGTCGTGGTATTCCTGGAGCGCTGGAACATATCCGGATAGAGAACCATGGGCATGGGTGGCCAGGCCCTGGCTCGGCGATTGACATCTCACCAAGGGTTGTTAAGTTCCTGGGCAGAAATCATAAACCGTGA
- a CDS encoding carboxypeptidase Y precursor (similar to Aspergillus terreus NIH2624 XP_001212579.1): MRFSTPGLLLAAASTAVADLSKEIKWDSSSDEAITRRPDSFWDHIVKGADVQAASERPGAHKRLEGQLANYQLRVRQTDPAKLGVDKVKQLSGYLDDDEKDKHLFYWFFESRNNPATDPVVLWLNGGPGCSSFFGLFDELGPATIPRPDLKPVNNPYSWNSNASVIFIDQPVNVGYSYGNGTVGSSPAAAKDIYAMLTLFFHQFPQYAKQDFFVTGESYAGHYIPSIGSEILSHKDRNINLKGLAIGNGLTDPYIQYLYYRPTACGQGGYPAVLSARDCQTMKNAEPECQRQIKRCYDGGNASVCSQATRYCNTNVLGVYQRGTDKSVYDITSPNGTGKPTYSVQFLKSSNTKQALGVEANRAYEQCNFDVYGKFVNNGDWMSPAQKVIPGILKEIPVLIYAGDIDYICNWLGNEAWTLALDWPGKSALNAAKRQDLRSKSGKNYGNVRAAQGLSLMQIYKAGHTVPEYEGEGSLDFLNRFMGGEWSK, encoded by the exons ATGCGGTTCTCTACTCCCGGTCTCCTTTTGGCTGCGGCCTCAACCGCTGTTGCCGACCTTTCCAAGGAAATTAAATGGGATTCCTCGTCCGACGAAGCAATCACTCGCAGACCGGACAGTTTCTGGGACCACATTGTTAAGGGCGCTGATGTTCAGGCTGCCAGCGAGAGACCCGGTGCTCACAAAAGACTAGAAGGCCAGTTAGCCAACTACCAGTTGAGAGTTCGACAGACCGATCCTGCCAAGCTTGGCGtcgacaaagtcaagcaGCTGAGTGGCTATCTTGATGATGACGAAAAGGACAAGCACCTGTTTTACT GGTTCTTCGAGTCCAGAAATAACCCAGCCACGGACCCTGTTGTTCTTTGGCTCAACGGTGGTCCAGGAtgctcctccttcttcggcCTGTTTGACGAGCTCGGTCCTGCTACCATtcccagaccagacctgaaGCCAGTCAACAACCCGTACTCATGGAACTCCAACGCCTCCGTCATTTTCATCGACCAGCCCGTTAATGTAGGGTACTCATATGGAAACGGAACAGTCGGAAGCTCCCCAgctgccgccaaagacatCTATGCCATGCTCACCTTGTTTTTCCACCAATTCCCGCAATACGCCAAGCAAGACTTCTTCGTCACTGGTGAATCCTACGCCGGACACTACATTCCATCCATCGGCAGTGAGATTCTCTCTCACAAGGACCgcaacatcaacctcaaGGGTCTGGCTATTGGCAACGGTCTCACTGATCCCTACATTCAGTACTTATACTATCGTCCCACGGCATGCGGCCAGGGCGGCTACCCAGCCGTACTATCCGCCAGAGATTGCCAGACCATGAAGAACGCCGAACCCGAATGCCAGCGCCAAATTAAGCGATGCTATGACGGCGGCAACGCCAGCGTCTGctcccaagccaccagatACTGCAACACCAACGTCCTGGGCGTCTACCAGCGTGGAACCGACAAGAGTGTCTACGACATCACATCTCCCAACGGCACAGGCAAGCCCACCTACTCAGTTCAGTTCCTCAAGtcctccaacaccaagcagGCCCTCGGCGTGGAGGCCAACCGCGCGTATGAGCAGTGCAACTTTGACGTCTATGGCAAGTTTGTCAACAACGGTGACTGGATGAGCCCTGCTCAGAAAGTCATCCCCGGAATTCTCAAGGAGATTCCTGTCCTTATTTACGCTGGTGACATTGACTATATCTGCAACTGGCTTGGCAACGAGGCCTGGACCCTTGCTCTCGACTGGCCTGGAAAGAGTGCGCTCAACGCCGCCAAGCGACAGGACCTGCGTTCCAAATCGGGTAAGAATTATGGAAATGTTAGAGCTGCGCAGGGTTTGTCGTTGATGCAGATCTACAAGGCTGGTCATACTGTTCCGGAGTATGAAGGTGAGGGCTCGCTTGATTTCTTGAACAGATTCATGGGCGGAGAGTGGTCGAAATAG
- a CDS encoding killer toxin, Kp4 (similar to Metarhizium robertsii ARSEF 23 XP_007825123.1): MKYSILTSVAALAASTSALGINCRGSGLCPSDGAAGNLINLKAIVDNIQDRNRRYSTGQQIACTGSLCAFYQNGATGTAGQTSGFLQDLLNHGCKKCGSVPTQPGNDVSKGELTVNVVGDPHCQGAC, translated from the coding sequence ATGAAGTACTCAATCCTCACCTCTGTCGCCGCCCTCGCAGCATCTACCTCTGCTCTGGGCATCAACTGCCGCGGCTCCGGTCTCTGCCCATCAGACGGCGCCGCGGgcaacctcatcaacctcaaagCCATCGTGGACAACATTCAGGACCGTAATCGCAGATACTCGACCGGCCAGCAGATTGCCTGCACTGGTTCCCTCTGCGCGTTCTACCAAAACGGTGCGACTGGTACCGCTGGGCAAACATCCGGTTTCCTCCAGGACTTGCTCAACCACGGGTGCAAGAAGTGTGGTTCTGTGCCTACGCAGCCTGGTAATGATGTGAGCAAGGGTGAGCTCACTGTTAATGTTGTTGGAGATCCTCACTGTCAGGGTGCTTGCTAG
- a CDS encoding extracellular membrane protein, 8-cysteine region, CFEM (similar to Metarhizium robertsii ARSEF 23 XP_007819499.1), which yields MSISFGVITVLIGLVRIIYKKSIKATKTLSPDDWVIIVALALRIPGIVINVQGLARHGLGRDVWTLGPELVTFAQFFFAEEVMYFIELSLIKLALSLFFFYIFPSKNIRRLLLGTTIFNALYGGAFVIAAIFQCTPISYFWTKEFTPSNGHCINLNVFGWVHAAISIVLDVWLIAIPLSQIPALKLHWKKKVGVIIMFLVGTFVTIVSILRLQSLITFANSHNPTWDHYEVIYWSTIEINVGIICCCLPAMRPLLVRLIPGLGSGTNNAKSNMEDYSGGSQEQSKNNLSMNKEQYMLSNSQSSKSRLRRGSDTESVWRD from the exons ATGTCAATTTCCTTTGGAGTCATAACCGTCCTTATCGGCCTTGTGCGCATCATCTACAAAAAGTCTATAAAAGCAACCAAAACACTCAGCCCCGACGACTGGGTCATCATTGTTGCGCTTGCACTCCGCATACCCGGCATTGTCATCAATGTCCAGGGGCTGGCTCGCCACGGACTGGGTAGGGATGTCTGGACTCTAGGCCCAGAGTTAGTCACCTTTGCCCAGTTCTTCTTCGCCGAGGAAGTCATGTACTTTATAGAGTTGTCTCTCATCAAGCTTGCCTTGTcgctctttttcttttataTCTTCCCGTCCAAAAACATCCGACGACTTCTTCTAGGTACAACTATTTTTAACGCTCTCTATGGGGGAGCCTTTGTTATAGCGGCTATTTTCCAATGTACGCCTATCAGTTACTTCTGGACTAAGGAATTTACGCCTTCTAATGGCCATTGCATCAACCTTAATGTATTTGGCTGGGTTCACGCCGCTATTAGCATTGTTCTTGATGTTTGGCTCATTGCTATACCTCTTAGCCAAATTCCGGCGCTAAAGCTacactggaagaagaaagtcggCGTGATAATCATGTTTCTTGTCGGAACATT TGTCACTATCGTCTCCATTTTGCGCCTACAATCCCTCATTACGTTTGCCAACTCACATAACCCAACCTGGGACCACTATGAAGTTATATACTGGTCCACTATTGAGATCAACGTTGGGATAATCTGCTGCTGCCTCCCTGCCATGCGGCCACTGCTGGTCCGGCTCATCCCGGGACTGGGATCGGGTACAAATAACGCAAAGTCCAACATGGAGGACTACAGCGGAGGATCTCAGGAGCAGAGTAAAAACAATTTGTCCATGAATAAGGAGCAGTATATGCTTTCAAACTCGCAGTCTAGCAAGTCGCGTCTGCGACGAGGCAGTG ATACGGAGTCAGTGTGGCGAGACTAG